The DNA region GTTCGGGCTCGACGAGTACGTTGATGCCGACGGTCTCGGCCGTCTCGGCGATCTTCCGGAGGCTCTCGACGAAGTCGTCCATCGCTTCGTCGTCGGGTCTGTCGAACGGTACCGGGCCGCCCGGCGGAATCGAGATGCAGGGTGCGCCGAGGTTCGCGGCCGTCCGCAGGGCGGCCTGGGTGTGTTCGACCCGCGCCTGCCGATCCTCGGCGTCGTGTTCGACGAACGAGGGGTGGTGGAAGTCCTCCGTGTCGCGGCTGTACTCCGACTCGCGGACCCGGTCGCTCACTTCGCCGGCGCTGAACATGAACGCATTACAGTTGGCGATCTCGAGGTCTTGGTCTGCGAGTATTCGCTGGATACGTTCAGTCCTGGCATCATCGACCGTCTCTGGGTAGAGGTGGGGCTCGTCGAGCAGAATCTCGATGCCGTCGTAGCCGGCGCTGCCCAGCACCTCGATCGTCTCCTCGAGGCTGTACTCCCGGAACGCATTGGTTGAGAACCCGAACTTCATCGTTCGTACTCGAAGTTCGACGACTGGTCGAAGAACTCGTAGGGGTTGTCGAAGACGACCTTTTTGACTTCCTCGTGCTCCCATCCACGGTCGAGCATCTTGTCCCTGGCTTTCGGCACCGCGAGCGGGTCCGAGGGGTCCCAGTCGGCGGCGCTATTAAATAGCATCTTGTCGGTACCGTACTCTTCG from Halococcus sediminicola includes:
- a CDS encoding sugar phosphate isomerase/epimerase family protein, with amino-acid sequence MKFGFSTNAFREYSLEETIEVLGSAGYDGIEILLDEPHLYPETVDDARTERIQRILADQDLEIANCNAFMFSAGEVSDRVRESEYSRDTEDFHHPSFVEHDAEDRQARVEHTQAALRTAANLGAPCISIPPGGPVPFDRPDDEAMDDFVESLRKIAETAETVGINVLVEPEPELLIETTGEFLEFVERIDYSRIRCNFDAGHLFSVGEDPVEAFDRLAEYVDHVHLEDIPADRSHEHTQLGDGAMAIDDFLDALDSRGYEGFVTVELYPYEETAAETAREAMSYLEDCGWV